A genomic stretch from Engraulis encrasicolus isolate BLACKSEA-1 chromosome 12, IST_EnEncr_1.0, whole genome shotgun sequence includes:
- the LOC134459947 gene encoding PI-PLC X domain-containing protein 1-like yields MKLKQHLHLIDMLRGVFKDKLCPNTETPSLSLCWRHGYQVILSYDDDMSLAYAELWPGIEYWWADTPDPKDLLTYLERQKRNGRPTDAFFVAGMNLTEDLRYVLQHPLQSMRSMTLRACGYLLDWIRKQQPGPASTALNIIAADFVGDTEFIHIVIALNQSCIK; encoded by the exons ATGAAACTGAAGCAGCACCTGCATCTCATCGACATGTTGAGGGGAGTCTTCAAAGACAAACTCTGCCCCAACACG GAAACCCCCTCGCTGTCCCTGTGCTGGCGCCATGGTTACCAGGTCATCCTCTCGTACGATGACGACATGTCGCTAGCGTACGCTGAGCTGTGGCCCGGGATCGAGTACTGGTGGGCCGACACGCCCGACCCCAAAGACCTCCTCACCTACctggagagacagaagagaaacgGACGACCCACAG ATGCCTTCTTCGTGGCTGGGATGAACCTGACGGAGGACCTGCGCTACGTCCTGCAGCACCCCCTGCAGTCCATGAGGAGTATGACACTGCGGGCCTGTGGATACCTGCTGGACTGGATCAGGAAACAGCAGCCTGGACCTGCTAGCACAGCACTCAACATCATCGCCGCTGACTTTGTGGGGGACACGGAGTTCATTCACATAGTTATTGCTCttaaccagagttgtataaagtag